From a region of the Marasmius oreades isolate 03SP1 chromosome 7, whole genome shotgun sequence genome:
- a CDS encoding uncharacterized protein (BUSCO:EOG09260TUT) — protein sequence MVSAFVNVPIYGTIDRKSDTNNINGPRRLRPWHEKIEIDRSFYTPTMTQNIRSTEGVLRVVPPPGASGIAPKDGEANILITSALPYCNNVPHLGNIIGSVLSADVFSRYSRTRNRNTLYICGTDEYGTATETQALKEGITPKALCDKYFVIHKATYEWFDIGFDYFGRTSTQAHTEVTQGIYRNLGKNGFLDKQDKEQTYCEGCAKFLADRFVEGICPNCGYEDARGDQCDNCGRTFDAIELLKPRCLVNKTHSVVAKTSTHMYLKLDALQPRIEKWIKESARKGKWSPNTTINHDGEIIDARMQQGLRPTPLTRDLTWGVPTPPLGTPEDEVMKGKVFYVWYDAPIGYPSITANYTEGWEKWWFNPDNVKLYQFMGKDNVYFHSIYFPGVQIADGRNWTTLHHLSAAEYLNYEGGKFSKSRNRGVFGTQARETTISASVWRYYLLSTRPETADSMFSWADCIAANNNVLLNNFGNFVNRLLKFVASQYSGIVPESGDQPGPLSPNDEHDAEFISDVNNLLKEYVDAMEVTKLRLGLQIIMLISNRGNSYLQSSGLNKALMAENPKRCAQVVSRAMNLIYVLSSLVYPYMPTTSEAILKQINAPARIVPDVLSTDILAGHTIGKPEHLFKKIDEGMAEVYRKKFGGVETKETPTEPAPKAKVKPVAIPPAEKTPAMLAKEKEITEQGNLVRTLKAQPKSSELDAQIKDEVDKLKKLKVELGVLQQEAAKSN from the exons ATGGTATCTGCTTTTGTCAACGTCCCAATCTATGGAACAATAGACCGGAAATCTGACACTAATAATATTAATGGGCCTCGGCGACTCCGGCCGTGGCACGAAAAGATTGAAATCGATCGTTCCTTCTACACCCCCACCATGACTCAAAATATTAGATCCACTGAAGGGGTGCTTCGAGTCGTCCCGCCACCAGGCGCGTCTGGAAT AGCCCCAAAAGACGGCGAAGCCAACATCCTCATAACTTCTGCCCTACCCTATTGCAACAATGTCCCTCATCTTG GAAATATCATTGGGAGTGTCCTAAGTGCAGATGTTTTTAGTCG ATATTCTC GGACAAGAAACAGGAATACACTATACATTTGTGGAACGGACGAGTATGGGACTGCTACTGAGACGCAGGCATTGAAGGAAGGCATAACACCCAAGGCTTTATGCGACAAGTATTTCGTCATCCACAAAGCGACATACGAGTGGTTCGATATTGG CTTCGACTACTTCGGTCGCACATCAACCCAAGCACATACGGA GGTTACCCAAGGTATCTACAGGAACCTCGGGAAAAACGGATTCCTCGACAAACAAGACAAGGAGCAGACATATTGTGAGGGTTGCGCGAA ATTCCTTGCCGATCGTTTTGTTGAAGGCATATGCCCGAATTGCGGCTACGAG GATGCTCGAGGAGATCAATGCGACAATTGCGGCCGGACTTTCGACGCAATAGAGCTTCTTAAACCACGATGTCTTGTGAATAAGACACACAGCGTTGTCGCAAAAACCTCGACACACATGTACCTCAAACTTGATGCTCTTCAACCTCGGATAGAGAAGTGGATCAAAGAATCCgcaagaaaaggaaaatggtCGCCAAATACCACTATCAATCACGACGGTGAAATTATCGATGCCCGTATGCAACAAGGACTGAGGCCGACTCCTTTAACCCGAGATTTGACCTGGGGTGTACCTACTCCTCCGCTTGGTACACCCGAAGATGAGGTGATGAAAGGAAAGGTGTTCT ATGTATGG TACGACGCTCCGATAGGTTATCCAAGTATAACCGCCAACTACACGGAAGGATGGGAGAAGTGGTGGTTCAACCCTGATAACGTCAAGTTGTATCAGTTTATGGGGAAGGACAACGTTTATTTCCACAGCATTTACTTCCCAGGTGTTCAGATCGCAGATGGTCGCAACTGGACGACATTACATCACCTTTCTGCTGCAG AATATCTAAATTACGAGGGTGGTAAATTCTCCAAGAGCCGAAACCGTGGTGTCTTCGGTACACAAGCTAGGGAAACTACCATCAGCGCCTCGGTTTGGAggtattatctactttccaCTAGGCCAGAGACCGCCGACTCTATGTTCTCTTGGGCGGATTGC ATTGCAGCAAACAACAACGTTCTTCTGAACAA TTTTGGGAATTTTGTAAACCGATTGTTGAAGTTCGTTGCATCTCAGTACAGCGGCATCGTACCTGAAAGCGGTGATCAACCAGGACCTCTTTCACCTAACGATGAGCATGATGCCGAATTCATCTCGGACGTGAACAATTTGCTCAAGGAGTATGTTGACGCGATGGAGGTCACTAAACTTCGGCTCGGTCTTCAAATCATCATGCTTATTTCCAATCGAGGAAACAGCTATCTTCAATCTTCAGGTTTAAACAAGGCTCTAATGGCCGAGAACCCGAAACGATGCGCCCAAGTGGTTTCACGAGCAATGAATCTAATTTACGTCTTATCCTCACTGGTATATCCCTACATGCCCACGACTTCCGAAGCGATTCTCAAGCAGATCAATGCTCCTGCACGCATTGTCCCTGACGTCTTGTCGACGGATATCCTTGCAGGGCACACGATCGGCAAACCCGAGCATCTATTCAAGAAGATTGACGAGGGCATGGCAGAGGTGTATAGAAAAAAGTTTGGTGGGGTTGAGACAAAGGAGACGCCCACAGAACCAGCTCCAAAAGCCAAAGTAAAACCGGTAGCAATACCTCCTGCCGAGAAGACACCCGCGATGTTggccaaagagaaagaaatcaCGGAACAGGGTAATCTAGTGCGAACGTTGAAGGCTCAGCCAAAATCGAGTGAGCTTGATGCTCAGATAAAAGATGAGGTAGACAAActgaagaaattgaaggtGGAGTTGGGGGTTCTGCAGCAAGAAGCTGCAAAATCAAACTGA
- a CDS encoding uncharacterized protein (CAZy:GH5), which produces MKCLSVLVTSTLVAFAAAVPTASSTSASKTRTVTAPEPLASTCSNAHKFTYFGVNESGAEFGNQNIPGTLGKDYIWPAPSSIDYFVSQGMNFFRVPFQLERLTPPATGITGAFNSAYFQSLSDTVNYITGKGAFVAIEPHNFLIYNKATLSDPNAFQTFWKNLASRFASNSHVIFDLMNEPHDVAATQVAAMMQAGINGVRAAGATSQLILVEGTSWTGAWTWISSGNGDAFKSLKDPNNNFAIQMHQYLDSDGSGTSPTCVSSTIGRERLAAATTWLQQNNLRGFLGEIGTGSNADCIAAVFDGLCSMAQSGAWIGVSWWAAGPWWADYYQSIEPPNGTAISQILPQALKPFL; this is translated from the exons ATGAAGTGTCTCTCCGTCTTGGTAACATCGACCTTGGTTGCCTTCGCCGCTGCGGTGCCCACTGCTAGCTCCACCTCTGCATCGAAAACGAGAACAGTGACTGCACCAGAGCCTCTGGCGAGCACCTGCTCCAATGCCCACAAGTTCACGTACTTCGGAGTCAACGAATCTGGCGCAGAATTCGGCAACCAAAATATTCCGGGAACTTTGGGCAAGGATTACATTTGGCCAGCTCCAAG TTCGATTGAT TACTTTGTCAGCCAGGGCATGAACTTCTTCCGTGTCCCATTCCAGTTGGAGCGGTTGACCCCTCCTGCAACCGGTATCACTGGAGCTTTCAACTCTGCCTACTTCCAGAGCCTGTCGGAC ACCGTCAACTACATTACCGGAAAGGGTGCCTTTGTTGCGATTGAAC CTCACAACTTCCTCATTTACAACAAGGCGACTCTGAGCGACCCCAATGC CTTCCAGACCT TCTGGAAGAACCTTGCTAGTCGATTT GCCTCCAACAGCCATGTCATCTTCG ATCTTATGAACGAGCCACATGACGTTGCCGCCACCCAGGTCGCCGCAATG ATGCAAGCTGGAATCAATGGCGTTCGTGCAGCTGGTGCCACCTCTCAACTCATTCTCGTCGAAGGCACAT CATGGACCGGTGCATGGA CCTGGATATCTTCTGGTAACGGTGATGCTTTCAAGAGTCTCAAGGATCCAAACAACAACTTTGCCATCC AGATGCACCAGTACCTCGACTCAGACGGTTCCGGAACCAGCCCAACTTGCGTTTCATCCACAATTGGCCGAGAGCGTCTCGCTGCCGCGACGACCTGGCTGCAACAAAACAACCTACGAGGGTTCCTTGGTGAGATAGGTACTGGAAGCAACGCTGATTGCATTGCCGCTGTATTCGACGGGCTTTGCTCCATGGCACAAAGCGGTGCTTGGATCGGTGTATCCTGGTGGGCTGCTGGTCCATGGTGGGCAGAC TACTATCAATCGATAGAGCCACCCAACGGCACAGCTATCTCTCAGATTCTACCCCAGGCGTTGAAGCCTTTCCTTTGA